The Spirochaeta isovalerica DNA window GTGTAGTCTGGGCAATGGATTTTGTCAGTGATTCTGTTGCTCATAGGAGGAAGCTGAAGATCTTGACTGTTATTGATCCAGTGAGTAATAGATCTCCATTGATTCATCCTGCATTCTCTATCAATGGGAAAGAGGTCGCAAATCGGTTGGAGATAGCAAAAGAGGAGCATGGAAAACCTGAATATATTCAATGTGATAACGGACCGGAATTCAGAAGTAAAGAGCTAGATCAATGGTGTTATGAAAATGGAATTAAGCTCGTTTTCTCAAGGCCGGGAAAACCAACGGACAACTGTCATATTGAAAGTTTCAATGGAACGTATCGAAATGAGTGTCTGAACTCTCATTATTTTTTATCATTGAAAGATGCCAAAGAAAAAATCATTGACTGGTGGGAAGAATACAATGTTGAAAGACCTCAGAAGAGGTTA harbors:
- a CDS encoding integrase core domain-containing protein, which gives rise to MKLRQKKIAAVERQPVELPENPGVVWAMDFVSDSVAHRRKLKILTVIDPVSNRSPLIHPAFSINGKEVANRLEIAKEEHGKPEYIQCDNGPEFRSKELDQWCYENGIKLVFSRPGKPTDNCHIESFNGTYRNECLNSHYFLSLKDAKEKIIDWWEEYNVERPQKRLKGMTPLEYEGMLKKRKSNPTSGRM